One segment of Paraburkholderia sp. PGU19 DNA contains the following:
- a CDS encoding secretin N-terminal domain-containing protein: protein MTAACSRDRSRNGDSGSSTRYPPHSAPLTHGSPRVPLTKRQAACIALAVLALGGCVTPPATRQNDPTNAQLQIDYLHDRDARVNALLDDADAYRASYQYDLAVKALGQAYQIDPTSERGRKIGAALDRDRRDLTSLQEADRMMQRGSYSLAEERVHRVLAQNPTNPMAQQMLRDIQDKRNQQRALKEEKITASIMRTPVTLQFRDANVRMVFEALSKTTGLNVIFDRDVRADLKTTIFVTNATLQDTVDMILMQSQLDKKQLNANTLFIYPATPAKELEYQELKVRTFQLSNVDAKQIQGLLKSLLKLKEVVVDERSNTVTIRGTPDTIRVAEEMIAAQDIPEPEVMMEVQVLEVSHDRMTDLGIEWPNTFTMSTPATANTWGELHHLPINALNVSGLSATANFKLSDTDANLLASPRIRARNKEKARILIGDKVPVISSSSTPSTSGPSYTQMVQYLDVGIKLEVEPQVYRDGDVGIKLNLEVSNITKVIQSDSSQAGLTTLAYQIGTRNASTSLRLRDGETQILGGLISDEDRTTADKVPGLGQLPLLGRLFSNHNGDHVKTEIVLQITPHIVRPQIAADADTQEVWSGTDVNVHSEQLRLDPVVAELEPAVPRPVVRTPGSVGGGTTGGAAATPHSSTQGRPTTQPPASAFGQLPPAPRTAPPQQPYGGRYSTLPAPPVPPANGATPPADQGAADVQSSGENGNGSAAQTPSAAPGAQMAPPPAPALSAPPAPPSNLVMPPGDMPSDNPLRPIQNGGY, encoded by the coding sequence AGCGCCAGGCCGCGTGCATCGCATTGGCCGTGCTGGCGTTGGGCGGCTGCGTGACACCGCCCGCTACGCGCCAGAACGATCCCACCAACGCGCAATTGCAGATCGACTATCTGCACGATCGCGACGCGCGCGTGAATGCATTGCTCGACGATGCGGACGCGTATCGCGCGAGCTATCAGTATGACCTCGCGGTCAAGGCGCTTGGCCAGGCTTACCAGATCGACCCGACGAGCGAGCGCGGCCGCAAGATCGGCGCCGCGCTCGACCGCGACCGGCGCGACCTCACGAGTTTGCAGGAAGCCGACCGCATGATGCAGCGCGGCTCGTACTCGCTTGCGGAAGAGCGCGTGCATCGGGTGCTGGCGCAGAACCCGACCAATCCGATGGCGCAGCAGATGCTGAGGGATATCCAGGACAAACGTAATCAGCAGCGCGCGCTGAAGGAGGAAAAGATCACCGCGTCCATCATGCGGACGCCCGTCACGCTGCAGTTTCGCGATGCCAATGTGCGGATGGTGTTCGAAGCGCTGTCGAAAACGACGGGGCTCAACGTGATTTTCGATCGTGACGTGCGCGCCGACCTGAAGACGACCATCTTCGTGACGAACGCGACGCTGCAGGACACCGTCGACATGATCCTGATGCAGAGCCAGCTCGACAAGAAGCAACTGAACGCGAATACGCTCTTCATCTATCCGGCGACGCCGGCGAAGGAACTGGAGTATCAGGAACTGAAGGTGCGCACGTTCCAGTTGTCCAATGTCGATGCGAAGCAGATTCAGGGCTTGCTGAAGAGCCTGCTGAAGCTGAAGGAAGTGGTCGTCGACGAACGGTCGAACACCGTCACGATACGCGGCACGCCCGATACGATCCGCGTGGCCGAGGAAATGATTGCCGCGCAGGATATCCCCGAGCCCGAAGTGATGATGGAAGTGCAGGTGCTGGAAGTCTCGCACGATCGCATGACCGACCTTGGCATCGAATGGCCGAACACGTTCACCATGTCGACACCCGCCACGGCCAATACCTGGGGCGAGTTGCATCACCTGCCCATCAATGCGCTCAACGTGAGCGGCCTGTCCGCGACGGCCAATTTCAAACTCAGCGATACCGATGCCAACCTGCTCGCCAGTCCGCGCATTCGCGCGCGCAACAAGGAGAAGGCGCGCATTCTGATTGGCGACAAGGTGCCTGTGATTTCGAGTTCGAGCACGCCGAGCACGAGTGGACCGTCCTATACGCAGATGGTCCAGTACCTCGACGTCGGCATCAAGCTCGAAGTCGAGCCGCAGGTCTATCGGGACGGCGATGTCGGCATCAAGCTGAACCTGGAAGTGAGCAATATCACCAAGGTTATCCAGAGCGACAGTTCGCAGGCAGGACTAACGACGCTTGCTTATCAGATCGGCACGCGTAACGCGTCGACGAGTCTGCGTTTGCGCGACGGCGAAACGCAGATTCTCGGCGGCCTGATTTCCGATGAGGACCGAACGACGGCCGACAAGGTGCCGGGCCTCGGCCAGTTGCCCCTGCTCGGACGGCTCTTTTCCAATCACAACGGCGACCATGTGAAGACGGAGATCGTGCTGCAGATCACACCGCATATCGTGCGCCCGCAGATCGCCGCTGACGCGGATACGCAGGAAGTCTGGTCGGGCACCGACGTCAACGTGCACTCGGAGCAGTTGCGGCTCGACCCGGTCGTCGCGGAACTGGAACCGGCCGTGCCGCGTCCCGTCGTCCGTACGCCAGGCAGCGTGGGCGGCGGCACGACGGGCGGCGCGGCCGCCACGCCGCACAGCAGCACGCAGGGCCGGCCAACCACCCAGCCGCCCGCGAGCGCGTTCGGCCAGTTGCCTCCGGCGCCACGCACGGCGCCGCCGCAGCAACCGTACGGCGGCCGCTATTCGACCTTGCCGGCGCCGCCAGTGCCGCCCGCGAACGGCGCCACGCCGCCCGCCGATCAAGGCGCCGCCGACGTGCAGTCGAGCGGCGAGAACGGCAACGGCAGTGCGGCACAGACCCCGTCCGCCGCACCCGGTGCGCAGATGGCGCCTCCGCCCGCTCCCGCGCTGTCAGCGCCGCCCGCGCCTCCGTCGAACCTCGTGATGCCGCCAGGCGACATGCCGAGCGACAACCCGCTGCGTCCAATCCAGAACGGCGGGTACTGA